ttttctcttcattttaaTAAACATTATAAGCAATGTCTAGTtgcaatatattatatatatatatatatatatatatatatatatatatatatatatatatatatatatatatatatatatatatatatatatattcagaacttattttatattcagCCGCACAAAGATATTACATTATGTACTTGATTTATCCATTTATTCATATCTATATATATCTAACTTTCCTTTACTCTCCGTATGTAAatagaaatatagaaatattttaaacataaggGCAATCAACAGACGAACCAGCTgtacataaaaaacaaaagtaatgaCGGGAATCGAAATGatcattaatttaattagttatttttatttgatctggttcttatttttattttgtatttaattagattttatttgtgttaaattttggttaattttgtcctttttattaataatatttaaatagttaatattttttaacagtACATGTTACATGttaactcatattttttttaatttttaatttttatttaattttttatttttttaattttgtaaatagttgtattatttatttttgttcaatttagtcataatattcgttatttttattcaattatgtttatatatcgttatttttatttaatttaatcaccatttatattaaaatgaaacaattttttccttttaaattgagagcaaatttaatcttttataaatattatatatatatatatataattgacattattattagttatttttgaaaatcaattataaattattatatttaattataaattgaatataattcttatgtttaattattaaatagaatataattatttaaaatattattaaaatataattattaaatgttttcaaaatatatattaacatttgtaaatttgacatttaaatctaaaatatttaatatttgtatttcattttagatatcaaattaaaatctaaaatattttatatttaaatgataattttataattattagtttacttttctaaaatatttctaacatttgaaaaaaaattaaatattaattttagaagtaTCAATGATTTAGAGCATAAACATTTAACCAAAAttggaataaaatataaaaaaataactaataaaaaaaataggaactAACACATAGcatataatgttaaaaaatgttaattatttaaataccattaataaaaaaaatcaaattaactcaaatttaacgaaaatatgaacacaaaacaaaaaaatagaaccaaattgaataacaaaaacgaaaataaaaaccaataatatatttaaaccatTTAATTAAGACTAAAAGCAACATTCTAATTAACAATTATAGCACTTTAAAAAAGTGATCGGTTTAGACTTTCCAAAAGGAACAACTTAAAATTCCTCGTCTTGTGCTAATATCTTTGTCTTTACACGTTGGGTGGAttggttttatatttaaaaagataatcaTGTCTAGCTGTGGTTGAGATCGAAGCCATCAAATTTAGaaaacttcattttttcaaggATTTAAGGAAATCAAATCTGTCAGAAAAAacccaaaataatattaaacattgaagagaaaaaatttcGAACtcgtttaaatttatttatgatatatttttctgAAAGATGGTGGGATCGGaggaaaatcattttaaatagcAAGGACTTTCAACTACCGAAATGAAAAATGGATTAGGAAGACATAATATAGTTTTGGTGTGATAAAAGACAATGACATTTAAAACTCAAtatctatttttctttgaatcatttctatattttttgtaaGATTTATACGTTGATATCTAAACTAAACCACACCTTGTAGAATATCATGTTAAAATTTTGCAACATGTAAGAGGTAAAAATACCATTATTCCATCACTAACGATGTAACCAAAAcctatttatttcaataaaggAAAGTAACCCATAACACTTGGAAAACAAACATAACAACAAGTGACTCAACAAAGCCATGTAAGAAATAGATGGAAAACAGGTGCAGTTGATCTTCTCAACTTCCTGCAAAAAAATGCATAAGAAGCTCTACATTCACTCATGAAACAAGAGGGTGATAATAACACTGCCAACAAGTTAACCATGGAAAAACCCTCCTGCAAAATGAACCTCAGAGCAATGGTAAAGGTGGCAGAGACATTGCAGGCCTTGAAAACAGAGTTATTATTGAAGAACATCATAAACTTGATAATATGAAACTTGTTCATACTAATATGAAAAAGCTGAGCGTAAACTTCTCACGAGATCCTTCACTGTCATGCAGAATTCCATATCCATCTGCAATTTTCAGAAACGGGTTTCCTTACTGAAAGAAATGAACACTTATTGATTATTTGAATGGAAAATGTGCAGAAATTACCTGAGCAATAATGGTTATATCAAGAATGAAACTCCCAAATGACAACGCACTGCTATTGGTAACTTTTAAATGGAGTTTCTCAATTTCGCTGATCGTTTTCTCTATGATTCCTTTATTCTTCTCACAGTGTATTCTTATGAGAACATTTCTTTCGCAAAATCTTGCTTCGATTTCAGGTAGTGCCTCGTCCAATGTACCACCGGTATCTGAACTAGAAGAGTCTTCAGCATCATCGGATAGCTGAGATTTCTTCACAGTTACGACAGATTCCACAGTTCTCTTTCTGTTTTGTTCCTCCTCAAGAGTACCCACTTTCTCTTGCAATTGCTTCAAGTACTTGATTGCTTCTCCAAGAACAGAAGCTTTGTCCATCTGTTAGTAGGGAATTGAAAAAAGACAGAAAAAAGAAGACTTTAAACATTATTTCGGGTTAAAGGAATCATAATCTAagaaaatggatgaaaaaaaataaaacagtaaCAACTATGACAGCACAAAAACTATTACTGTTCACTAGCATATAATGTTACATATTCAATTCTAAGAGCTTTCTTTCTGTCTTCCATTCAAAAGATTTCATATATCCTAACCGAGTTCATGAAATAGCAAAGGAAGATATAAAATCTTCAATTGTTTCTTACAAGACTAGGTGAAAACATGCTTAGACAAAAGCAAAAGATCTTTTTCAAGAATACATTACTTTTTaacctaaaatcttaaaaaggatGATGTGTTTTTATCGACTGTGAAAACACAGCACTGAAACCTAGACTAAATTAAGGTAAAAGAATGATATCAGTTTCGATCTAAAATCTTCGCATAATGGATTTACGAGTTTTCTTCATACTTAACTTTCTCATCTATCCAATATGAGATTTAGGTTCATATTTGAATTATGAACAaaaacttcaaaatgttcaaacACATTTCCTTTATAAAAGACATAAGCATTAACCTCAAAATCATGTTGACAAAATGAAAAAGCATTAACAACATTATTCAGCACCTTCTTCAGGCCAGGAACGAGAGCAGATAGAGCAATGAACCGCTGGCTGAGCTTCTCTCTCCGCTTCCTTTCAGCTATTATGTGGTCCTGAGGCTGAGAAAGTTTGGGACGTGTTTCAATCTTTATGGCCTCATGGTTAGCCTTGAAGTGATAGTTCTGATTTCCCAAGGTTCCTTGAGAGACCAACATCTCAGCAAGAGCACTGTTATCAATTTCAGGACACACCATTTCCACCTTAGGCTTCCCTAGGCCCAATTCATTTGAGAAATTCGAATTAACAAATGAAAGAAGATTTGAGCATGAAGCATATTGCGTCTCTGGTGTCTGATGCTGACTTTTCTTGCTAATCCAGTTGTTGTTTCTGAGCTGTTTTGTGGGTCTTTCGTTTCCATTTGGTGATGTTTCCATCGATGCTTTGGGGTTGAAGTTTGAGTTACCAGAAAATGAGACCTTCTGCAAACTCTCACCAAAAGCAGCTCCTGTTAAACAACTTGTATCAGTTGGGTTTAACTGCCACTGATGAAGAAAGTTAGGATCCTCTATTATCCCCTGAAAATTCAGAAAACATCATTAGGAAGAAAGAATAACCGTGAATTAAATGATTCCAAATATAAGAATGTAACAAATGATTCACCATCAACTTCCATATGTTTATTTACCTTGTAGTTCCAactaagaataataattatatgcATCTTACCAGTTCAGGTAACCCTCTGATTGATGAAATCTCCATATGAAAACTCCTCATGCAATGAAAAACGGCTGAAGAAAATATCCTGGAACAGAAGTAAGAAGAAGTTCATCAGTTTGGTACCTAAATGGTTGCTTAATGGCCACTAGCAAAAACTCATGGAAGAAATAAAGCCACATACTCAGACTATAACATCCCATGAAGTGAGAATAATTCTTGGGAACTTGCTTTCATGTTCATGCATATATATACTACAAAAGATCTTAAAAATATTGGTTACTTATAATTCCTTTTGCATACTCTACCTTCACAGTGTTCCAATATAACACAGTTGCACTGTGATGGTCACAGGTTGTTGATGTGAATGGGATTATACAGAAGCACAGAAGGGTATTGTCAACTAAGGATAATAGACAACACTCatcctattttatattttagagcCTCCTTCATGCTGACAAATAAATACCTCCACCGATTGTTATTTTGTGGACTTTGGCATTGTTCTTCACCAACTAGACATTGAAATTTTTTGATGATAGCTTCGCAAATCCAAGGATGCTTCCTCGTCATGTGGTCCCTCACAAAACCTATTTGCCTAACTCACTTTTACCCTTTTGTGCCTTTTTTACGTTCTTAGATCCCTCCACATCAATTATTCATTCTCTGGGTCAAATATCATTGGAAAATCATAGTAATAAACAAGCAAGATCTTGGAAATTGATTAACAAAATAGTGCAATCATGTGTGGTATATGGTAAGTCATTCTTGCAATCAATTACCAGTTGGTAAGTTGTCATTTTCCAAATATGAATGAAAAGGTTGGTCATAAACAACAGTtccaagttttctttttttgttgaaacaCAACAAAGTTTCCATTGACTAAAGAAAATTGAAGCCAATTGCGAAAGGGCATGTGTGGAAGAGGAAATTGATGGTTCAGTGATAGTGTGGGCCTCAGAACCGGCTTATTAAAGAGTCCACACAATAATTAAAGGGATATTCAAAATTGCAGAGATGATAGTTTTGTCGTTTGCTAAGGAGTGTGAATACAAGTTAGGcaataattagagaaaaaaatagtgGTGGTGTTATGATCAAAgggtataaaataataatggtGGCGAGATTTTCAAATAATTCTCCAACTTAGTTGACGCCAATCCTAGAAACTCGGAGCCAGAGTGGCTAGCAAATGCTGATTCATGTTGGAAATTAATGGTTGAGTCCAGTTTTGGATATGCTGGCTTAGAAATAAATGGTGTGTGCGTGTGTTGAAAGTTGAACTATTTGGGACACAGTACTTTTATAGAAATCTTGC
This portion of the Vigna unguiculata cultivar IT97K-499-35 chromosome 6, ASM411807v1, whole genome shotgun sequence genome encodes:
- the LOC114186947 gene encoding transcription factor bHLH25-like, giving the protein MRSFHMEISSIRGLPELGIIEDPNFLHQWQLNPTDTSCLTGAAFGESLQKVSFSGNSNFNPKASMETSPNGNERPTKQLRNNNWISKKSQHQTPETQYASCSNLLSFVNSNFSNELGLGKPKVEMVCPEIDNSALAEMLVSQGTLGNQNYHFKANHEAIKIETRPKLSQPQDHIIAERKRREKLSQRFIALSALVPGLKKMDKASVLGEAIKYLKQLQEKVGTLEEEQNRKRTVESVVTVKKSQLSDDAEDSSSSDTGGTLDEALPEIEARFCERNVLIRIHCEKNKGIIEKTISEIEKLHLKVTNSSALSFGSFILDITIIAQMDMEFCMTVKDLVRSLRSAFSY